The following proteins are co-located in the Paenibacillus sp. FSL H8-0079 genome:
- a CDS encoding helix-turn-helix domain-containing protein — MFKISAFSRLSRISLKTLRYYDQIGILKPSKVDRDTGYRYYSADQLLELNRILIYKELGFTLPQITQLIQEEITVENIQGMFRLKRSEIQRIIDAEQAKLIRIEERIQLIEVEGQVETGQEIRIKAEDAQPFLFQSACGREEDIPNLLHQFDPFVTKEIRQLIQGPQVVLWKEIDGKEDEFEFEIGYFLTCELRSPPDPLQLRFLPPEPMMATMAFLSNANFDCAACVHLARWIEKNNYQIKETASGRELYFPLSEEQEAQFIEIQIPIRNR; from the coding sequence TTGTTCAAAATCAGTGCGTTTTCCAGGCTTAGTAGGATTTCCTTAAAAACACTGCGTTATTATGACCAGATCGGTATACTCAAGCCGAGTAAGGTAGATCGTGATACCGGCTATCGTTACTATTCCGCAGATCAGCTTCTTGAGCTTAACCGAATCTTGATCTATAAGGAATTAGGCTTCACATTGCCCCAGATTACACAGTTGATCCAGGAAGAAATTACAGTGGAGAATATTCAAGGCATGTTTAGGCTGAAAAGAAGCGAAATCCAGCGAATCATTGACGCAGAACAAGCCAAACTGATCAGGATTGAGGAGCGTATACAGCTTATAGAAGTAGAGGGGCAAGTCGAAACAGGGCAAGAGATCAGAATCAAAGCAGAAGATGCTCAGCCGTTTCTTTTCCAGAGCGCATGCGGGAGAGAAGAGGACATTCCAAATTTGTTACATCAGTTTGATCCGTTCGTAACAAAGGAAATTCGCCAATTGATTCAAGGTCCTCAGGTTGTTTTATGGAAAGAAATCGACGGAAAAGAGGATGAGTTTGAGTTCGAAATTGGTTATTTCTTAACCTGTGAGCTGCGATCACCCCCAGATCCATTGCAGCTGCGATTTCTTCCTCCTGAGCCCATGATGGCTACAATGGCTTTTCTTTCGAATGCTAATTTTGATTGTGCAGCTTGTGTTCATCTAGCGAGATGGATTGAGAAGAATAACTATCAGATCAAGGAAACCGCGTCTGGCAGGGAGCTATATTTCCCCTTATCTGAAGAACAAGAGGCACAATTTATAGAAATACAAATCCCAATACGAAATAGATAA
- a CDS encoding IS4 family transposase, which yields MNEYANSLKEKRTSLIREMSVAPALYVKNPEKDFTRKKKLPFETVMQLLISMGGNSLYKELLESQGYDVNTATSSAFVQQRNKILPSAMAYLFQEFTQSHTDLKNYRGYRLLAIDGSDLHFATDPADTDTYFQSQPEARGYNLLHLNATYDLCNRLYVDAIVQPRRLSNERKALGDMVDRSCIEGKTIVIADRGYESYNNFAHIERKGWSYVIRVKDLASSGILSGLRLPDSGSFDQEVHLVLTKKQTKEVKAHPEMYKFVPSKSTFDFLDLKEHLYYPISFRVVRFVLPNGAYETVITNLSDADFPPDELRSIYNMRWGIETSFRALKYTVGLTHFHAKRRESVIQEIFARMIMYNFAEMLTSHVVISQKAKQYHYQVNFTVAVHVCRHFLRSRDDDPPPDVEALIRKNVLPIRPIRPGQQNTRKIRYKSSVSFVYRVA from the coding sequence ATGAATGAATATGCGAATTCGCTAAAAGAAAAACGGACTTCTCTCATACGAGAAATGTCAGTTGCACCAGCACTTTATGTCAAAAATCCTGAAAAAGATTTTACCCGTAAGAAAAAGTTACCCTTTGAAACAGTTATGCAACTACTGATCTCTATGGGCGGAAACAGTTTATACAAGGAACTCTTGGAATCACAGGGCTATGATGTAAACACGGCCACTTCTTCTGCTTTTGTCCAACAGAGAAATAAAATCTTGCCGTCTGCAATGGCATATTTGTTTCAAGAATTTACGCAATCGCATACGGATCTCAAGAACTACCGAGGGTATCGGTTACTCGCCATTGACGGTTCGGATTTGCATTTCGCCACTGACCCTGCGGATACCGACACCTATTTTCAAAGTCAACCGGAAGCAAGAGGCTATAATCTGCTGCATTTAAACGCCACCTATGACCTTTGCAACAGACTTTACGTGGATGCGATTGTTCAACCGCGAAGATTAAGTAATGAAAGAAAAGCGCTAGGGGATATGGTTGACCGTTCCTGCATCGAGGGAAAAACCATTGTCATTGCTGATCGAGGTTATGAAAGTTACAACAATTTCGCACATATTGAACGCAAAGGGTGGAGCTATGTCATTCGAGTAAAAGATCTGGCCTCCAGTGGTATTCTCTCGGGCTTGCGTTTACCCGATAGCGGTTCATTTGATCAGGAGGTTCATCTAGTGCTTACTAAAAAACAAACCAAAGAGGTCAAAGCTCATCCCGAAATGTACAAGTTCGTCCCTTCTAAGTCTACCTTTGATTTCTTAGATTTGAAGGAGCATCTGTATTACCCCATATCTTTTCGAGTCGTTCGGTTTGTCCTGCCGAATGGCGCTTATGAGACCGTTATTACGAATCTATCTGACGCAGATTTCCCACCCGATGAACTTAGGTCCATTTATAACATGCGGTGGGGAATTGAAACCTCGTTCAGGGCATTAAAATACACCGTCGGTCTGACCCATTTTCACGCAAAGAGACGAGAGTCCGTCATCCAAGAGATTTTTGCAAGAATGATCATGTACAATTTTGCAGAAATGCTGACCTCGCACGTCGTCATTTCCCAAAAAGCTAAACAGTACCACTACCAAGTCAACTTCACGGTTGCCGTTCATGTTTGTAGACATTTCCTGCGCTCAAGAGACGATGACCCCCCGCCCGATGTTGAAGCACTGATTCGCAAAAACGTTTTGCCGATTCGACCCATTCGACCAGGGCAGCAAAATACGCGCAAAATACGTTATAAATCATCGGTTAGCTTCGTCTACAGAGTAGCATAA
- a CDS encoding LysR family transcriptional regulator: MDLEEELGARLFIRGKRQITLTDKGLLYQQRVKEIVSLLDKTERDLAEQEDLIGGVVSIGCVESIVSGALAEIVEKFSNRHPRVQYELYSADGDDIREKLDRGNIDIGILLEPIETAKYDYVRLPYPEKWGILMRRDDPLAQKSSIGIQEILSLPLIPPRRTIVQNEIASWLDVENDRLTIFASHNLLTNAMQLVERKLGYAICVSGSYTIRESNSTCFVPFEPERITNHVLAWKKNRIFSSATAHFIQFIKDIYDS; the protein is encoded by the coding sequence ATGGATCTTGAAGAAGAACTGGGTGCTAGGTTGTTTATACGAGGAAAAAGGCAGATTACACTAACAGATAAAGGTCTCTTGTATCAGCAACGGGTAAAAGAGATCGTGTCCCTTTTAGACAAGACAGAAAGAGATCTGGCAGAGCAGGAAGATTTGATTGGTGGAGTAGTTTCTATTGGATGTGTGGAGTCCATTGTATCCGGAGCGTTGGCAGAAATCGTAGAGAAATTCTCCAACCGGCATCCTAGAGTACAATATGAACTGTATAGTGCTGATGGAGATGATATTAGAGAAAAGCTTGACCGAGGAAATATCGATATTGGCATATTATTGGAACCCATTGAAACTGCCAAATATGACTATGTTCGATTACCCTATCCGGAAAAGTGGGGTATTCTAATGAGACGAGATGATCCTCTTGCTCAGAAATCATCCATTGGGATTCAAGAAATACTTTCTTTACCCTTAATTCCACCCCGTCGGACAATTGTGCAGAATGAGATTGCAAGTTGGCTTGATGTGGAGAATGATCGTCTTACTATTTTCGCATCCCATAATTTATTGACTAATGCGATGCAGTTGGTAGAACGGAAACTGGGGTATGCCATATGTGTAAGCGGATCATATACAATTCGGGAAAGTAATAGCACATGTTTTGTTCCCTTTGAACCTGAACGAATAACAAACCATGTACTCGCTTGGAAAAAGAATAGGATATTTAGCTCAGCTACCGCTCACTTTATTCAATTTATAAAGGATATCTATGACTCATAA
- a CDS encoding alkaline phosphatase, producing the protein MVKLSKRVLPAVALTLAVSASTLWSAGQASAVQAVSVEKKQVKNIIFLIGDGMGTSYTSAYRYMKDDPSTKGMDKTVFDPYLVGAQMTYPDDDKQNVTDSASAATAMSAGVKTYNAAIAVDPEQKEVKTVLEQAKENGKSTGLVATSEITHATPAAFGAHDISRKNMDAIADDYYDELINGKHKVDVLLGGGKSNFVREGRDLTKEFQKAGFSYVTDRSALLADKNQQVLGLFADGGLDKLIDRTDATPSLAEMTNTAIDRLSSNDKGFFLMVEGSQIDWAGHDNDIVGAMSEMEDFAAAFQAAIDFAKKDGETLVVATADHSTGGLTLGKDGEYNFFVDPIKAALRTPDFMAAQIAKGASVEETLKSYLKLELKAEEIQSVKEAAQSVDVTKIDNAIEAIIDNRSFTGWTTGGHTGEDVPVYAYGPASHRFSGLIDNTDNAKIIFDILRKHQ; encoded by the coding sequence ATTGTGAAATTATCCAAAAGAGTACTACCAGCGGTAGCGTTGACTCTAGCTGTATCGGCTTCTACTCTCTGGTCAGCCGGACAAGCAAGTGCGGTTCAAGCCGTAAGTGTGGAGAAAAAACAAGTCAAGAACATCATCTTCCTCATTGGGGATGGTATGGGAACCTCTTATACTTCCGCCTACCGTTATATGAAGGATGATCCTTCGACGAAAGGCATGGACAAAACTGTATTTGACCCTTATCTGGTAGGGGCACAAATGACCTATCCGGATGATGACAAGCAAAATGTGACGGATTCCGCTTCCGCAGCAACGGCTATGTCGGCAGGCGTAAAAACCTATAATGCGGCCATTGCTGTAGATCCTGAACAGAAAGAAGTCAAAACCGTACTGGAACAGGCAAAAGAAAACGGGAAATCTACGGGGCTCGTGGCTACATCGGAGATTACTCATGCCACACCAGCTGCATTCGGTGCCCATGACATTAGCCGGAAAAACATGGATGCCATTGCGGATGATTACTATGATGAGTTGATTAATGGCAAGCATAAGGTTGATGTGCTCCTAGGAGGAGGAAAATCCAATTTTGTACGCGAGGGCCGTGACCTGACCAAGGAGTTCCAGAAGGCTGGCTTCAGCTATGTGACGGATCGCTCCGCTCTACTTGCCGATAAGAATCAACAAGTACTTGGACTGTTCGCGGATGGAGGCTTGGACAAGCTGATTGATCGAACTGACGCAACTCCATCATTGGCCGAGATGACCAATACAGCTATTGATCGCCTTAGCTCTAACGACAAAGGTTTCTTCCTTATGGTTGAAGGCAGCCAGATCGACTGGGCAGGACATGATAATGATATCGTTGGCGCGATGAGTGAGATGGAAGATTTTGCAGCAGCATTTCAGGCAGCCATTGATTTCGCCAAAAAAGACGGTGAAACGCTTGTCGTAGCTACTGCAGACCACTCCACAGGAGGACTTACGCTAGGAAAAGATGGAGAATACAACTTCTTCGTAGATCCGATCAAAGCTGCACTGCGTACGCCAGACTTCATGGCAGCGCAAATTGCGAAAGGTGCTTCGGTTGAAGAAACTTTGAAAAGTTATCTGAAACTGGAGTTAAAGGCTGAAGAGATTCAATCGGTGAAAGAAGCAGCCCAAAGTGTGGATGTAACGAAGATTGATAATGCTATTGAAGCGATTATTGATAACCGTTCGTTTACGGGCTGGACAACAGGTGGACATACAGGAGAAGATGTTCCAGTCTATGCCTACGGTCCTGCAAGTCATCGATTCTCCGGGTTGATCGACAATACAGATAACGCAAAGATCATATTCGATATTCTTAGAAAGCATCAGTAA
- a CDS encoding MFS transporter: MSQLNTRLWTKEFISLSAINFFMTLIFFLLNATITLYAIKEFNATSSQAGIIAGVFIIGSLMGRLLTGRLVKSKKILITGLLFFIFTTLLYLIHYNIYFLILSRFLNGLTVGIAQTVVGTVVVMTLPASRKGEGISYFAISTALATGLGPFIGMYMSQNSNFNMIYYLCLLLGLINFMIAMFMKIPVANNTEAKKGKGLQLADFIEVKVLPIAIIAFLMSFCFSGIISYLNVYALELNLVEAASFFFMVYTIFVLISRPFTGRMVDKKGANIIMYPAFVFFGAGLLLLSSVTSGVTLLLAAALIALGFGNISSISQAVSISLAEPHRVGVATATFFIFIDLGNGFGPSVIGMIIPYTGYDGLYTVLGLIVLSTLVFYYFLYGRKERTLRKQPAAIER; the protein is encoded by the coding sequence ATGAGCCAGTTAAATACTAGACTGTGGACGAAAGAATTTATTTCTCTTTCAGCTATAAATTTCTTTATGACTTTAATTTTCTTTTTGTTAAACGCGACAATTACCCTTTATGCCATTAAAGAATTTAATGCAACCTCCAGCCAGGCAGGTATTATTGCAGGTGTTTTCATTATCGGATCATTAATGGGTCGGTTATTAACAGGACGACTTGTAAAATCAAAAAAAATCTTGATCACTGGATTGCTTTTTTTTATTTTCACAACATTACTTTACCTCATTCATTACAATATTTATTTTCTCATTTTAAGTCGATTTTTAAATGGACTCACAGTAGGGATCGCACAAACTGTTGTAGGCACAGTTGTTGTAATGACACTTCCTGCATCTCGAAAAGGTGAAGGAATCAGTTATTTTGCAATTAGTACGGCATTAGCTACTGGTTTAGGTCCATTTATTGGTATGTATATGAGTCAGAATTCAAATTTTAATATGATTTACTATTTATGTCTCTTGCTGGGACTTATTAATTTTATGATTGCAATGTTCATGAAAATTCCTGTGGCTAACAACACTGAAGCGAAAAAAGGAAAAGGACTTCAGCTTGCTGACTTCATAGAAGTGAAAGTGTTACCCATAGCAATCATTGCATTTCTGATGAGTTTTTGTTTTTCTGGCATAATTTCGTATTTGAACGTCTACGCTTTGGAATTGAATCTAGTAGAAGCAGCAAGTTTTTTCTTTATGGTGTATACCATTTTTGTCCTCATATCACGACCATTCACTGGACGGATGGTGGACAAAAAAGGAGCAAACATCATCATGTATCCCGCTTTTGTTTTTTTCGGGGCAGGTTTGCTTCTCTTAAGTTCGGTTACTAGCGGCGTCACTTTATTATTGGCAGCAGCATTGATCGCTCTAGGCTTTGGTAATATTTCTTCTATATCACAAGCGGTCTCTATTAGTTTAGCTGAACCTCACCGAGTTGGTGTAGCAACTGCCACTTTCTTTATATTCATAGATTTAGGGAACGGATTTGGACCATCTGTTATTGGTATGATCATTCCATATACAGGATATGATGGTTTGTATACAGTACTTGGATTGATTGTTTTATCAACCCTTGTTTTTTATTATTTCTTATATGGTAGAAAAGAAAGGACCCTTCGAAAACAACCAGCTGCAATAGAACGATAA
- a CDS encoding LLM class flavin-dependent oxidoreductase yields the protein MKKFDISVLSVAPLRQGETMKEGIDTAVSLAKAVDGMGYKRIWFAEHHNHDAYASAAVVSIVQHILSNTEEIRVGSGGIMLPNHSPLVVAEQFGTLETLYPDRVDLALGRAPGTDQKTAEVIRRSNHNGVFFFEREVKEILQYVGNESVQGEIRAYPGIGTNVPLFVLGSSIGSAKIAANLGLPYVFGAQFAPHDMSEALTIYRENFKPSAYLQEPYVMACICVIAADSVEEATLISSSHLQVCIDIYTNNLSQLVPPTENFLQSLTQAELDVIYHRLGYTILGDAYTLRRDLIKFQQTYQVDELIVISNIYESTKEIHSYEILKSVVDELSDQKVT from the coding sequence ATGAAAAAATTTGATATATCTGTCTTGTCTGTTGCTCCATTAAGACAAGGCGAAACAATGAAAGAAGGAATTGATACCGCAGTATCTTTAGCTAAGGCTGTCGATGGAATGGGATATAAACGTATTTGGTTTGCAGAACACCATAATCATGATGCATATGCAAGTGCAGCTGTCGTCTCAATTGTACAGCACATACTATCAAACACAGAGGAAATTCGTGTGGGTTCAGGTGGTATTATGTTACCTAATCACTCACCTTTAGTTGTAGCGGAGCAGTTCGGAACTCTTGAAACGTTGTATCCGGATCGCGTAGATTTAGCATTAGGGCGTGCACCTGGCACGGATCAAAAAACTGCTGAAGTGATTCGACGGTCAAACCATAATGGTGTATTTTTCTTCGAACGAGAAGTAAAAGAGATATTGCAATATGTAGGAAATGAGAGCGTTCAAGGGGAGATTCGTGCTTATCCAGGTATCGGAACGAATGTGCCCCTTTTTGTATTAGGCTCCTCTATAGGTTCGGCTAAAATCGCCGCAAATCTTGGCTTACCTTATGTATTTGGTGCACAATTCGCACCTCACGATATGAGTGAAGCGCTAACTATTTATCGTGAAAACTTCAAACCGTCTGCTTATCTGCAGGAACCTTATGTGATGGCTTGTATCTGTGTGATCGCGGCTGATTCAGTAGAGGAGGCTACACTCATTTCTTCGAGTCATTTGCAAGTATGTATCGATATTTATACAAATAATTTAAGTCAGCTTGTTCCGCCGACAGAAAACTTCCTACAATCTTTAACTCAAGCTGAACTGGACGTTATATACCATCGACTAGGGTATACCATTCTGGGTGACGCGTACACTCTTCGGCGTGATTTGATTAAATTTCAGCAGACGTATCAAGTAGATGAACTCATTGTGATATCGAACATTTACGAATCTACAAAGGAAATTCATTCTTATGAGATTTTAAAAAGCGTTGTTGATGAATTATCTGATCAAAAAGTGACCTGA
- a CDS encoding MBL fold metallo-hydrolase, with amino-acid sequence MKIQQIRNATIVVEYAGYKFLVDPFLAEKGAYPAFPNSIREDQNPVVDLPVSIESLLNNLDAVILTHLHLDHYDEVAKKVIPKEIKVFVQNQEDADIVQKDGFTNVEVLQEDTAFNGIRLIKTPGEHGRGEILKMAGLVCGVVFKHSSEKTLYVAGDTVWYEAIHEVLNTYKPDVIVVNGGDNQFLQMGSLVMGKDDIYEVSKAAPNAKIISVHMEAVNHWTLSRGELKRFVDEKGISDNVFVPEDGESYTI; translated from the coding sequence ATGAAAATACAACAAATTCGAAATGCAACCATTGTGGTTGAATATGCAGGATACAAATTTTTAGTTGATCCATTCTTGGCTGAAAAAGGGGCATACCCTGCATTTCCTAATTCTATAAGAGAAGACCAAAATCCAGTGGTCGATCTTCCCGTATCTATTGAAAGCCTGTTAAATAACCTGGACGCAGTTATTCTTACTCACCTTCATTTGGATCACTATGATGAGGTAGCCAAGAAAGTCATCCCTAAAGAAATTAAAGTGTTCGTTCAAAATCAGGAAGATGCTGATATTGTGCAAAAAGATGGTTTCACTAATGTTGAGGTACTTCAGGAAGACACGGCATTCAATGGTATCCGGCTGATTAAGACTCCAGGCGAACACGGAAGAGGAGAAATCTTGAAAATGGCTGGATTAGTTTGCGGAGTTGTTTTCAAGCATTCCAGTGAGAAAACATTGTACGTGGCTGGCGATACAGTATGGTATGAAGCTATTCATGAAGTACTAAATACGTACAAACCGGATGTCATTGTTGTTAATGGCGGGGACAATCAATTCCTTCAAATGGGCTCACTTGTTATGGGGAAAGATGATATTTATGAAGTCAGCAAAGCGGCTCCTAACGCTAAAATTATTTCTGTGCACATGGAAGCTGTAAATCACTGGACACTGTCCAGAGGAGAATTGAAAAGATTTGTGGATGAAAAAGGTATTTCAGATAACGTCTTTGTACCTGAAGATGGAGAATCTTACACTATTTAA
- a CDS encoding MFS transporter: MRNKWIIYVLALAVFLIGTIEYIITGVIEMIAEDLSVSTSEVGMLVTVFALAAAIVAPILITFTINMDRKKLLIAALSVFIASNGLMLVDLSYETLLWVRMIQGASGGIATVIAMAVSTRLVEEEKRGNAIGIILMGLSSSLVLGVPMGTFFSEMFGWRVLFVLIGLLSIIPLLIIYNKVPAIKEEEKMTLRMQLAILKNPTILTALLITLLYIGGYSTLFTYITPFLQATSSLSMTEISGILFLAGICSFVGSKVGGQLADAKGSKFTICIGLLLQGVTLLLFALAGVNLLVLLLVLMIFMLATWSISPAQQLYLVTLAPRNPDIALSVNTSFIQFGFALGSGLGGFVISRTSVFYLNWLGFAAVSIAFLLAILLFKRRRSEI; the protein is encoded by the coding sequence TTGAGAAATAAATGGATCATTTATGTCCTGGCATTGGCTGTTTTTCTGATCGGAACAATAGAATACATTATTACGGGAGTCATTGAAATGATCGCCGAAGACTTGAGCGTATCTACTTCTGAAGTTGGTATGCTGGTGACTGTATTCGCTTTGGCAGCGGCGATCGTTGCTCCTATTCTAATTACATTTACCATAAATATGGATCGCAAGAAGTTACTGATAGCCGCCCTCAGCGTGTTTATTGCCAGCAACGGACTTATGCTTGTAGACCTTTCTTATGAAACATTACTATGGGTGCGAATGATTCAAGGGGCAAGCGGAGGAATCGCCACCGTTATAGCTATGGCAGTATCGACGCGACTGGTTGAAGAAGAGAAGAGAGGCAATGCCATTGGTATCATTTTAATGGGGCTTAGCAGTTCGCTAGTACTCGGCGTTCCCATGGGCACATTCTTTAGTGAGATGTTTGGGTGGAGAGTACTATTTGTTTTGATCGGGTTGTTAAGTATTATTCCATTACTTATCATCTACAACAAGGTTCCGGCAATCAAAGAGGAAGAAAAGATGACTCTCAGAATGCAGCTCGCCATTTTGAAAAATCCAACCATTCTGACTGCCTTGCTTATTACTTTATTGTATATCGGCGGCTATTCTACACTGTTCACTTATATTACGCCCTTCTTACAAGCCACGTCCTCACTTTCCATGACGGAAATAAGCGGTATTCTGTTTCTGGCTGGGATTTGCAGTTTTGTTGGATCAAAAGTGGGCGGACAATTGGCAGATGCAAAGGGATCGAAATTTACAATTTGTATAGGTCTTCTGTTACAAGGGGTGACTCTTCTTTTGTTCGCTCTAGCCGGTGTGAATCTATTGGTTTTACTGCTAGTTTTAATGATTTTCATGTTAGCAACGTGGAGTATTTCCCCGGCTCAGCAACTGTATCTGGTCACTTTAGCACCTCGCAATCCGGATATTGCCCTTAGCGTCAATACTTCGTTCATCCAGTTTGGTTTTGCACTGGGATCTGGATTAGGCGGGTTTGTCATCAGTCGTACATCTGTCTTTTACTTGAATTGGCTGGGTTTTGCTGCTGTGAGTATAGCCTTTCTTCTTGCCATTTTATTATTTAAGAGAAGGAGAAGTGAGATTTGA
- a CDS encoding Lrp/AsnC family transcriptional regulator has protein sequence MLDNTDRRILDELANNSRVTMRELGTKIHMTGQATASRVAKLEDNGVIEGYTIKVNQAKLSCYIHAFITIFTKETNHQFYLSFIKTQMNYIINNYRISGEGCYMLECRFPSNDYLNDFLIDLNKHANYKISTVINKLDI, from the coding sequence ATGTTAGACAATACTGATCGTCGAATATTAGATGAATTAGCCAATAACAGTCGAGTTACGATGAGAGAACTTGGAACAAAAATTCATATGACTGGACAAGCTACTGCGTCCAGGGTAGCGAAATTAGAAGACAATGGAGTTATTGAGGGATATACCATTAAGGTTAATCAAGCTAAATTAAGCTGCTATATACACGCTTTTATTACAATATTTACAAAGGAAACAAACCATCAATTTTATCTCTCATTTATAAAGACACAAATGAACTATATAATAAATAACTATAGGATTAGTGGAGAGGGATGTTATATGCTGGAGTGCAGGTTTCCGTCAAATGACTATCTAAATGATTTTCTAATTGATTTAAATAAACATGCCAATTACAAAATTTCAACTGTTATTAATAAACTGGATATTTAA
- a CDS encoding family 43 glycosylhydrolase: MTKTTPNYAGYLFVHFIGEQPDGEQVYFSYSEDGLHWKDLHGGLPVLFSDLGEKGVRDPFLVRSVKENKFYLIATDLRIASDKGWTHAVHAGSRDVIVWESSNLVNWSSPWNVTLGVEGAGCVWAPEAVYDEAAEEFLVFWASATQEPQEHERKQKIYSARTKDFRTFSASEKYIERDNHIIDTTILPSAGTYYRYSKDETTKNIRVEKGASLDKDAFVPLQAPVLEALAGVEGPQIFKFNDREEWCLIVDRFAEGKGYLPLLTTDLGSGEFRIVPEGEFDMGTTQKRHGSVLPITAEECSRLLAAFGDGHQVLPGQYADPDVTWFEDRYYMYPTTDGFDGWSGTQFKVFSSLDLKHWHDEGVILDLGTDDVIWATGNAWAPTIATRNGKFYFYFCGKMLNDESAIGVAVANKPTGPFVAEAQPLITMEQLKRLGISMGQAIDPSIYVEDDGRTYLLFGNGHAAIVELEDDMTSVVEETISNLAGLHDFREAVTVLKHGGLYHFTWSCDDTGSEDYHVNYGTSEQLYGPITYRYPILSKNVEKGMLGTGHHCIFKEPETGQYRIAYHRFVTPLSRFSSGKGYHREICIAPLLFGKDGLLQPVIL, encoded by the coding sequence TTGACTAAAACAACTCCAAATTATGCTGGATATCTTTTTGTACATTTTATTGGTGAACAACCCGACGGAGAGCAAGTTTATTTCTCCTATAGCGAAGACGGCCTTCACTGGAAGGACCTTCATGGTGGATTGCCCGTACTGTTTTCCGACCTTGGAGAAAAGGGCGTACGGGACCCGTTTCTGGTTCGTTCGGTCAAGGAAAATAAATTTTATCTGATCGCTACGGATCTCCGCATTGCAAGCGACAAAGGATGGACTCATGCCGTTCACGCCGGGAGCCGTGATGTGATTGTGTGGGAATCTAGTAATCTTGTGAACTGGTCATCCCCATGGAACGTTACATTGGGTGTTGAAGGTGCGGGATGCGTCTGGGCACCCGAAGCGGTGTATGACGAAGCAGCAGAGGAGTTTCTAGTGTTCTGGGCTTCTGCGACTCAAGAGCCCCAAGAGCATGAACGAAAGCAGAAAATTTATAGCGCGCGTACAAAAGACTTTCGTACGTTTTCCGCATCTGAAAAGTACATAGAGCGGGATAACCATATTATCGACACAACGATTCTCCCTTCTGCCGGCACTTACTATCGGTACTCCAAGGATGAAACGACCAAAAACATTCGGGTCGAAAAGGGGGCTTCACTCGATAAGGATGCATTCGTTCCGCTTCAAGCTCCAGTACTGGAGGCCTTGGCAGGTGTTGAGGGACCTCAAATCTTCAAATTCAATGATCGGGAGGAATGGTGCCTGATTGTTGATCGTTTTGCAGAGGGGAAAGGTTATCTTCCTCTCCTGACTACAGATCTGGGAAGCGGAGAATTCCGGATTGTACCTGAAGGTGAGTTCGATATGGGAACGACGCAAAAGCGGCATGGGAGCGTCCTGCCAATCACTGCCGAGGAATGCAGCCGGTTGCTAGCGGCTTTCGGAGACGGCCATCAGGTGCTTCCCGGACAATATGCCGATCCTGATGTCACATGGTTTGAGGATCGTTACTATATGTATCCGACAACAGATGGCTTCGATGGTTGGTCGGGAACACAGTTCAAAGTATTTTCTTCTCTTGACCTGAAGCATTGGCATGACGAAGGCGTTATACTCGATCTGGGAACAGACGATGTAATCTGGGCAACCGGGAATGCTTGGGCACCTACGATTGCCACCCGAAACGGGAAATTCTACTTTTACTTCTGTGGCAAAATGCTTAACGACGAAAGTGCCATCGGCGTTGCTGTGGCGAATAAACCGACAGGTCCATTTGTCGCCGAAGCGCAGCCTTTAATCACAATGGAGCAGTTGAAACGACTGGGCATCTCCATGGGTCAGGCTATTGATCCTTCCATCTATGTCGAAGATGACGGGAGGACGTACCTGTTATTTGGCAATGGACATGCAGCGATTGTTGAGCTTGAAGATGATATGACAAGTGTAGTAGAGGAAACGATAAGCAATCTGGCAGGCTTGCATGACTTTCGTGAGGCTGTAACCGTTCTAAAGCATGGTGGACTATATCACTTTACGTGGTCCTGTGATGATACGGGCAGCGAAGACTATCATGTGAATTACGGTACGTCAGAGCAGCTATACGGTCCGATTACCTATCGATACCCGATCCTGAGCAAAAATGTCGAGAAGGGAATGCTGGGCACAGGTCATCACTGTATATTTAAAGAACCGGAAACCGGCCAATACCGAATTGCCTATCACCGTTTTGTCACGCCACTGTCCAGATTTTCCTCTGGAAAGGGATATCATCGCGAAATATGTATAGCTCCGCTTCTTTTCGGTAAGGACGGACTGTTGCAGCCGGTAATTCTCTAA